One Drosophila subobscura isolate 14011-0131.10 chromosome U, UCBerk_Dsub_1.0, whole genome shotgun sequence DNA window includes the following coding sequences:
- the LOC117902005 gene encoding probable ATP-dependent RNA helicase DDX47 — MSETSEDDQAQLQTSDEEELSGEEEDQIEESENEDDDNEGESGDEDEDVAAGSGSDAAAPTEEAKLTWKDLGLNDTLCQACEELKWKAPSKIQREAIPVALQGKDVIGLAETGSGKTGAFALPILHALLENPQRYFALVLTPTRELAFQIGEQFEALGSGIGIKCCVVVGGMDMVAQGLQLAKKPHIIIATPGRLVDHLENMKGFNLKAIKYLVMDEADRILNMDFEVELDKILKVLPRERRTFLFSATMTKKVKKLQRASLKDPVKVEVSNKYQTVEQLQQSYLFIPVKYKDVYLVHILNELAGNSFMIFCSTCNNTVKTALMLRALGLAAIPLHGQMSQNKRLAALNKFKAKNRSILISTDVASRGLDIPHVDVVVNFDIPTHSKDYIHRVGRTARAGRSGRAITIVSQYDIELYQRIEHLLGKQLPLYKCEEDEVMALQERVAEAQRTAKLELKDLEDTKGGRGHKRGGDNHDDSEHFAGARKRMKPIGNGAGGGKGKKPFAKKNWTKGKQKR, encoded by the exons ATGTCGGAAACTTCAGAAGACGATCAAGCGCAGCTGCAGACAAGTGACGAGGAAGAACTCAGTGGCGAGGAGGAAGACCAGATAGAGGAGTCGGAAAACGAGGATGATGACAATGAAGGGGAAAGCGGCGACGAAGATGAGGATGTGGCCGCTGGCTCTGGGTCGGACGCTGCTGCACCAACTGAGGAGGCGAAGTTAACATGGAAGGACCTT GGTCTGAATGACACGCTGTGCCAGGCATGCGAAGAGCTGAAGTGGAAGGCGCCGTCGAAAATTCAAAGGGAGGCCATACCAGTGGCTCTTCAAGGCAAGGATGTGATTGGCCTGGCCGAGACAGGCTCTGGCAAGACAGGAGCATTTGCCCTGCCCATTTTGCatgcgctgctggagaacCCGCAGCGCTATTTTGCGCTGGTGCTAACGCCCACACGTGAATTAGCCTTCCAGATTGGCGAGCAGTTCGAGGCGCTTG GCAGCGGAATTGGCATCAAGTGCTGTGTGGTTGTGGGTGGCATGGACATGGTGGCCCAgggcctgcagctggccaagaaaCCGCACATAATCATTGCCACACCGGGTCGCCTGGTGGACCACTTGGAGAACATGAAGGGCTTCAATTTGAAGGCCATCAAATACTTGGTCATGGACGAGGCAGACAGAATACTCAACATGGACTTTGAGGTGGAGCTGGATAAGATACTGAAAGTGCTGCCACGCGAGCGTCGCACATTTCTGTTCAGTGCGACAATGACAAAGAAAGTGAAGAAGCTGCAGAGGGCTTCATTGAAGGATCCCGTCAAGGTGGAGGTCTCCAACAAGTATCAGAccgtggagcagctgcagcaatcgTATCTTTTCATACCCGTCAAGTACAAGGATGTCTATCTGGTGCACATACTCAACGAGCTGGCCGGCAATAGTTTCATGATCTTCTGCAGCACCTGCAACAACACTGTGAAGACGGCTCTAATGCTGCGTGCCCTGGGTCTGGCGGCCATTCCTCTTCATGGCCAAATGTCGCAGAACAAGCGTCTGGCGGCGCTCAACAAATTCAAGGCCAAGAATCGCTCCATTCTCATCTCCACAGACGTGGCCTCTCGCGGCCTAGACATTCCGCATGTCGATGTGGTCGTGAACTTTGACATACCCACCCACAGCAAAGACTACATCCATCGTGTGGGTCGCACAGCTCGAGCGGGACGCTCGGGCAGGGCCATCACCATTGTCAGCCAGTATGATATCGAGCTGTATCAGCGCATCGAGCATCTGCTGGGCAAACAGCTGCCGCTCTACAAGTGTGAGGAGGACGAAGTGATGGCCCTGCAGGAGCGCGTGGCTGAGGCGCAGCGCACGGCCAAGCTGGAGCTGAAAGATCTTGAGGACACCAAGGGCGGCAGGGGTCACAAGCGCGGTGGGGACAATCACGATGATTCCGAACACTTTGCAGGCGCGCGGAAGCGCATGAAGCCCATTGGCAACGGTGCTGGAGGGGGTAAGGGCAAGAAAccctttgccaaaaaaaactgGACCAAGGGAAAGCAGAAAAGATAA